In Oryza glaberrima chromosome 8, OglaRS2, whole genome shotgun sequence, the following are encoded in one genomic region:
- the LOC127782521 gene encoding uncharacterized protein LOC127782521 — MGSASASSLPASAGAGENLVLILDFGSQYTHLITRRVRQLGVLSLCVSGTAPLASLAGLRPRAVVLSGGPHSVHASGAPTFPEGFLEFAAGAGAHVLGVCYGMQLLVQSLGGAVEAGEKQEYGKMEVEVTARSSALYGEGEVGKRQTVWMSHGDEVVRLPEGFEVVARSVQGAVAAVENREKRFYGLQYHPEVTHSPQGMETLRRFLFDVCGIKADWKMQDVLDEEIRTIQSMVRPDEHVICALSGGVDSTVAATLVHKAIGDRLHCVFVDNGLLRYNERERVMLTFESDLHLPVTCVDASEQFLSKLKGVKDPEMKRKIIGREFIAVFDDFAHKLEQKIGKRPGYLVQGTLYPDVIESCPPPGSGRTHSHTIKSHHNVGGLPKDMKLKLIEPLKLLFKDEVRKLGSILNVPESFLKRHPFPGPGLAVRVLGDVTEGNALEVLRQVDEIFVQAIKDAGLYDIIWQAFAVFLPVQTVGVQGDQRTHSNAVALRAITSEDGMTADWYYFEREFLVDVVNKICNNVRGVNRVVQDITQKPPATVEWE; from the exons atgggctccgcctccgcctcctcgctcccggcctccgccggcgccggcgagaaccTGGTCCTCATCCTCGACTTCGGCTCGCAGTACACCCACCTCATCACCCGCCGCGTCCGCCAGCTGGGGGTCCTCTCCCTCTGCGTCTCCGGCACGGCGCCGCTCGCCTCGCTCGCGGGCCTCCGCccccgcgccgtcgtcctctcCGGGGGGCCCCACTCCGTACACGCCTCGGGGGCGCCCACGTTCCCCGAGGGGTTCCTCgagttcgccgccggcgcgggcgcccACGTCCTCGGCGTCTGCTACGGGATGCAGCTCCTCGTGCAGTccctcggcggcgccgtcgaggccggCGAGAAGCAGGAGTACGGgaagatggaggtggaggtAACCGCCCGCTCCTCGGCGCTGTACGGGGAGGGGGAGGTCGGGAAGCGCCAGACGGTGTGGATGAGCCACGGGGATGAGGTGGTGAGGCTGCCGGAGGGGTTCGAGGTGGTGGCGCGCAGCGTGCAGGGTGCCGTCGCTGCCGTCGAGAACCGTGAGAAGCGCTTCTATGGGCTTCAGTATCACCCTGAG GTGACACATTCACCCCAAGGAATGGAAACACTGCGGCGCTTCCTTTTTGATGTTTGTGGGATAAAAGCTGATTGGAAGATGCAAGATGTGCTGGATGAAGAAATTAGGACAATCCAAAGCATGGTTCGGCCTGATGAACATGTGATTTGTGCTTTATCTGGTGGAGTTGATTCAACTGTTGCTGCCACTCTGGTTCACAAGGCAATAGGGGATAGACTTCACTGTGTTTTTGTTGACAATGGCCTATTAAG ATACAATGAGAGGGAACGGGTAATGTTAACCTTTGAAAGTGACTTGCACCTTCCTGTCACATGTGTTGATGCATCTGAGCAATTTCTTAGCAAGCTAAAGGGTGTCAAAGATCCAGAAATGAAGAGAAAGATAATTGGAAGGGAATTCATAGCAGTTTTTGATGATTTTGCTCACAAATTAGAACAGAAGATAGGAAAAAGACCTGGATATTTAGTTCAAGGGACACTGTACCCTGATGTGATTGAATCATGCCCACCTCCTGGAAGCGGAAGGACACATTCTCATACCATCAAAAGCCATCACAATGTTGGTGGTCTTCCAAAAGATATGAAGTTAAAGCTAATTGAACCACTCAAGCTCTTATTTAAGGATGAG GTACGGAAGTTGGGGAGTATTTTAAATGTCCCAGAGTCATTCTTGAAGCGACACCCATTTCCTGGGCCTGGTCTTGCTGTACGTGTCCTAGGTGATGTTACAGAAGGCAATGCTTTGGAGGTTCTTCGTCAG GTTGATGAAATATTTGTTCAAGCCATTAAAGATGCAGGTCTCTATGATATAATTTGGCAAGCATTTGCTGTGTTTTTGCCTGTACAAACAGTGGGAGTTCAGGGTGACCAGAGAACTCACTCCAATGCAGTTGCTTTGAGGGCAATTACTAGTGAGGATGGCATGACTGCAGATTG GTATTATTTTGAGCGTGAGTTCCTGGTAGATGTGGTCAACAAGATCTGCAACAATGTGCGAGGTGTTAACCGTGTTGTCCAGGACATCACGCAAAAGCCACCTGCGACAGTGGAATGGGAATAG